In Micromonospora sp. NBC_01813, the following are encoded in one genomic region:
- the mqnP gene encoding menaquinone biosynthesis prenyltransferase MqnP, which produces MSTAATAGPDGTPAAPVGRARAFLRLVAIEHSVFALPFAYLSALTVMTDLGGRVRWLDLLLITIAMVGARTFAMAANRIIDRHVDARNPRTAGRELVTGAVSVRTAWTGAAVALVVFLGAAAALNPLCLVLAPLAVVPLVAYPYAKRFTDWPHAVLGLAQLIGPVGAWLAVTGTFDGAGPALLLGAAVGLWIGGFDLIYACQDSEIDREIGVRSVPARYGRAFALHASTVAHVVTFGLFGWFGVLVGFGWPWWLGLALTAVAFGYQHLVVTPTDLSKVNRAFFTANGFVGIALFAFALLDLVFRLGLRA; this is translated from the coding sequence GTGAGCACCGCCGCCACCGCCGGACCGGACGGGACGCCAGCCGCACCCGTCGGCCGGGCCAGAGCATTCCTGCGCCTGGTCGCAATCGAACACTCGGTCTTCGCGCTGCCGTTCGCGTACCTGTCCGCGCTGACCGTGATGACCGACCTCGGCGGCCGGGTGCGCTGGCTCGACCTGCTGCTGATCACGATCGCCATGGTCGGCGCCCGCACCTTCGCCATGGCGGCGAACCGGATCATCGACCGGCACGTCGACGCACGCAATCCGCGTACCGCCGGACGGGAACTGGTGACCGGGGCAGTGAGCGTCCGCACGGCCTGGACCGGGGCGGCGGTCGCGTTGGTCGTCTTCCTCGGTGCCGCCGCCGCGCTGAACCCGCTCTGCCTGGTGCTGGCACCGCTGGCCGTGGTGCCGCTGGTGGCCTACCCGTACGCCAAACGGTTCACCGACTGGCCGCACGCGGTGCTCGGGTTGGCCCAGCTGATCGGCCCGGTCGGCGCCTGGCTGGCGGTCACCGGCACCTTCGACGGTGCCGGGCCGGCGCTGCTGCTCGGTGCCGCGGTCGGCCTGTGGATCGGCGGATTCGACCTGATCTACGCCTGCCAGGACTCGGAGATCGACCGCGAGATCGGGGTACGCAGTGTGCCGGCCCGGTACGGGCGGGCGTTCGCGCTGCACGCCTCGACGGTGGCGCACGTGGTCACGTTCGGGTTGTTCGGGTGGTTCGGCGTACTGGTCGGCTTCGGCTGGCCGTGGTGGCTCGGTCTGGCCCTGACCGCGGTGGCCTTCGGCTACCAGCATCTGGTGGTCACCCCGACCGACCTGTCCAAGGTCAACCGGGCGTTCTTCACCGCGAACGGCTTCGTCGGGATCGCGCTGTTCGCCTTCGCCCTGCTCGATCTGGTGTTCCGGCTCGGCCTGCGGGCCTGA